In one window of Drosophila innubila isolate TH190305 chromosome 2L unlocalized genomic scaffold, UK_Dinn_1.0 4_B_2L, whole genome shotgun sequence DNA:
- the LOC117780369 gene encoding membrane steroid-binding protein 2 has protein sequence MPELPPMPFIELTEKQLLEYDGSRADGRILIAFKGNIYDVSNGLEEFGSKGALGCVAGKNFTEYLNHTLPATETKIDFIQRWEFLLDKNYKRVGVLIDDNGKKVHDNDDNQGEITLDDGEQEINETFNNISDDNKLGESSIETIINESVIEVNDKTINLMKDHLPDEMLENELPPKCLNEELI, from the coding sequence atgccagagttgccaccaaTGCCGTTTATTGAATTGACCGAAAAGCAGCTTTTGGAATATGATGGAAGTCGAGCGGATGGACGCATTTTGATAGCATTTAAAGGAAATATTTATGATGTATCCAATGGATTGGAAGAGTTTGGCTCCAAGGGTGCTCTGGGCTGTGTGGCTGGCAAGAATTTTACAGAGTATCTAAATCACACACTGCCAGCCACCGAGaccaaaattgattttattcaaCGCTGGGAATTTCTACTAGATAAGAACTATAAAAGGGTTGGCGTACTTATCGATGACAATGGCAAAAAGGTCCacgataatgatgataatcaGGGGGAAATAACTTTAGATGATGGCGAGCAGGAAATTAACGAAACTTTCAATAATATCTCGGATGATAATAAATTGGGAGAGTCTAGCATTGAGACTATAATTAATGAAAGCGTCATTGAAGTTAATGACAAGACTATCAACTTAATGAAGGACCATTTGCCCGATGAAATGCTGGAGAATGAGCTGCCTCCAAAATGCTTGAATGAAGAATTGATATAG